DNA from Homo sapiens chromosome 1, GRCh38.p14 Primary Assembly:
AGATGATTCTGATGTCATTGCAATTGAGTGCAGTACAAAATGTTGAAGGTTGGGAgttagttttttagtttttaagtatTCTGAAAATGAACACTGCCTGAAAGCTTGGTATTCATCAGGATGTTGTTCATACTCTAAACAAAATGTGAGAAATTTCATTAGCATCCTCTTTTCAACCATGGTGAGTTCCTTGCTATTAAAGACATCTGCTCTGGAACAAGGAACTTGTTCTACCTTTCCTTCCCGAAATGCAAGAATCCTAgtgacatttttaaattctacatAACGACTAACATCTGATTTGATTAAAAGATCAATTAGCAATCCTTGAGAATACAGCAGTTTTGACACCAAATCAATATTAAACCTCCTGCCTTCTTTAACTATTTGAGAGTAAGTAATCCTATTTCTAATTGGTTCATCGGCCTTATCTTCTACTGTAGATTTGCTTTCATCTTTATCTCCATCTTTATCTGAAACTGTGTGCATACAAGTTTTATCTCCACAATACTTTTCCTTCTCCACTGATTCCTCTACATCAGTTACTTCTAGTGAAATCTCTGTATCACTTTTCTGAGTGTGTTTTGCAGGCATTTCGTCGCTATTAAAATACGATAACTGGCTTTCTTCAGGTAATGCAGAATCCAGAACTTCAGTGAAGGTATTAGACACCCCCAAAGAAGGATTTTTCTGCAGAGCACCAATCTCTTCAACGTTGTCCTCCATATCCTGACTGGCGTAGCAAAAAGCTTCTGTGTGTTGAATAGTTTCATCCTTCTTGCGAAGAGTGATGGCTTCTTCTGTTTCATGGATCAGGTCCTGCCATACAACAGTACTTTCTTCCCCAATGTCATTGTTTTGCTGATACTCCTTCAACCAGGATAGCAATCCTGAAAAGCTGAAACTAGCCCAGTTTCCTCCATAGTAGCTTCTTGAATCAATATGCAGAACCCTCTGACCACTTCTTGAACATGCAGCTGCAAGGATGGATTCGGGCAAACCTGTCCCTATTATAACCACATCAAACTCTGTGGGAAGATTGTCCGCCATTTTAGGAAGTAACAGCGTCTGGTGACAactgctgatgaaagaaatgaggTGTGATTATGCTGTAATAAAATCTGTCCTTCTGATGTTCCAGTTATCCCAGAAGCACTGAAGTTGCAGGTCCTAGCTGTTTAACGGTtacccttttaaaatattttttttcttataagtcAGTAGCATAAAAACATGAGCAAGTACATCTAATCACATCTGAGAATACTAAAATGGATGTGTGGTTTCATTTCTGCATTTCATCTTAGCAGTAAATGTCAAAATGCATCATATATGCATTTGTGACTGGAACTCTtctctgaaagaagaaaattcaagaaagaaTACATTGTAAacaatataagagaaaaataatttcatgcaACAATGACAATCCATTGGAGTGTGACATCTTATTTGGACATAAACCTCTACTAAAGCATGTCTTAAATGCTTTCtcacatattttctaatttcttgagaaTGGACAATAGAGATATAACAGCCCTCCCAAGAATCAGGCAACATAGTAATAGAGAATGAACATAATGTtccacaaaaataaagaagaaataacataatACAATTCTCTAACTTTAGCTTTTAAGAAAACTATCATGTGAATAAATCTATACACAGCTGTGAGCTTAGACTAAAAGGAACGCATGGCTCCACTGTTTATAGAAACAGATTATAAACTATGTGCATACTGCCatgattcaaaatatttctgtggCCATTACAGTCTATGTGTGATTCCAGAACAGCTGAATATAAGACCTTTCCATGCCACAACCACCCTTAGGATCTCATGGTAGCAACATGAGACTATTTCTACTCAATTACTAGTCAGATTATTACAAAAGGATTAATTCAGTAAAACAactggccatttaaaaatatttaggctCATAATAGCCCTGAGgaggaaaatgtattaaaaatattatatgaatgtacacatgcatataagtaataaaggaaaaaagtgtgTAAGTgtaagtaaaaaaggaaaacttctgatttcatattaaaatatcttaacataaataATACCTACTTCTAACATTTGAATacagtgatgtttgcatttcgCCACTGTCTCTGCAACCCTGAATCTCTGCATCCCAAGCAAAAGGTCTATCTAAACATCCTCTGCCAAGACTAACactgtttgttcttatttttgaaggggaagtttaaaaaaaaaaaaataataaggttcTCCTGTTAACTTTGAGCATAATGCTGGTTACATTCCATGTGCGGAAGACATCTGTGTGATGCCCTGTGTGGCCAGAGGTAGAAAGGCCAAGGTGCTGAAGAGCATACTCACCTGAAAGTCTTTAGGCTAAAGCAACAATACTGCTAAACTTTCTAATATTCATCATTGCACAGTTTTGAGCTCTGGTTTTCACTACTGTTAAACCTACTGAAATATAAATCAGTACAAGCTGTACCTGTCTAGCCCAAGATGACTAATAATCCTGGATACTGGAAAAACAAGCCATTCAATTGGAACTTAGATTAAATTGCATAGGGCACACACCTTTAGTTTAACTAAAATGGCAATCCTAACAGTCCTGTCTAGTcaaagcctctgtctcaaaaatatcaaGGATTCCACTCATTTTTGGCATTCCCTAAGAAGCCAGGAACTAAGTACAGAATGCAGCAGTTGCCTGGCCCACTCAAGTATAAATATAAGTATGTCTGAATTACTTATTCTGCTTCTTCCAGCAGGGTGTGAAGATGGAGACTGAATCTATGATGGTATCTGAAGAGGTGTAACCATAGTACATGCTGCTTCTTGGCTTAGAAAGACAGGGCTCAGGGTAGGAGTAGGAGCAGAAGACACAATCAATAAGCGCTAAGATCAGGCACGTTCTAACCTACAGATATCAAAGGGGTCATCAAAATGCAAAGCAAGTAGGATGGCCTTACAGAGCATTAAGCTGAATTACCCAATAATAGAGATGAGAGAACTGATAGCtggagagattaagtgacttgagAAAGCCCGCACAATGCATGAGTCGCAGGATAAGGAACAGGATCCACTCTTGTGCCATCAGACCAATGGTCTTTCCAACAGATAGGGCAAGCCTCTCCAAAAGCCTCTGCATCAAGAAGCTACTTCCCTCATTTTTAACTTCCTCCCCTTCAATACTCCACTGTTAGGTAGTTCTTGCTCAGGGATAACTCAGGAAGTGCCCTCCTTTTCTTCATCCTTAACCTGGATCTAGAAGCACAAACTCCGGAATTTACTCCAGGCAAAGAAATCATCTTCgctaaaaactttttaaactctATAGTAACTTCACTACTAACTTGCCCCCCAGGGCTTAAGTCTCGGAATCTCTTATCTCAGGGTTTCCACCTCTACATTAAAAACAGGGAGAAAGTCATGGTTGAAAGCACTAAATGCCCTGAAAAATAGGGCAGCCCTCAGGCAAAAATCTAAGTGAACTTAGAAAATCACTGGGCTGGGACCCTAGGAGGGAtggtgaagaagaaaaacaggaagggAGAAGTGACCAGGAGACACAGGAGGGTGGGATCAGCAGAGGAAAGAGGTGAGGAAGAGGGTGGATGACAGCTAGCACTTATAAAGAACTCAGTACACCCTTGTGTTCAAACTCCCGGGCACGAAAACAGAATTTTCCAGCACAGAAAAGGCACTTCAAGGAAAAAAGAACTTTGATGTCTGTGAACAAACACCTGTTGACTACCCTGGAGAACACTACTGATGATACTTTAGGCTTGGGCTTGAATAACCTTCTTAGCATTGCCGAAGAAACTGCCTGATAGGTATTTTACAATTAATATAAGGAGTGTAATCCCATAGTCGTCCATACCACAGCCTACATACACTTGCAGTCCCCTCCctaaatttcaaatgtttgttcAAATGAAATTATCAGATTAAAGCTTATGAGGGGCGGGGAGGAAAATATTATAACCTCTGAAGCAatcaaataaaatctattttcttatttccttcaaaACGCCAAAAAATGAATCATTACAAATATAATATTTGGGTTTGTCATAGCATAGAGGTTactgaataagaaaatatttttgataattcTACAAAGATTTTTGTTCTCCcaaacctaccaagattaaagCAATAAAGTATCAATGGATTTCAGGATTTAAAAAAGGAACTTTAAGCCTTGAGAAATACACATTTCTATTTCAAATCTCCCTACAAATGAAATTCCTGAggcacacaaaaaaataatttcctttctacGCTTCCTTCAATGATTTGCTGAGTTGTTGATCAtccttcaaaacatcatgtcTCAGTGAAACTTAAATCTTCCATAATAAGAGTACTGTCGAAATACATCTTCAACAATGAAGTTCTACTTTAATGAAATCTACCGATTGCAGAGCTAATTACAGTATTTGTTCACCTGAGATGGTATTGGCTGAGCCATTTGTAATCTCACCCAAGATTCTGGTGTGCTGGAACCCATCTATAAGACGGAAAATAGTAAAAACAGCTTACAGGGCACATGCCAATTTGCATTCTGAGGACCTGAATGAAACTGTCTCATTCCCTAGAAAGCATTCAAAGGTTTACAAGTactaatgagaatttttttttacacattgttattttggttttctaCTCTCATTTTAGGAAACAAATAGTAGTACATGAATCTAATCTCATCACTCCCTCCAACTTTCACGAGttaatcactttttttcttgaatCTCTTGACTCTACAGGCCCTCGTCTCTTTCCTCAAAGTGTAAAAAGCCGTGGTTTCGTGCCTTGTTGAGTGATCTTAGGaggtaaaaacaaataagaaaggaGGCGGGCCGGGGTTTGGGGTCAACGTGGGGGGCAGATGAGAGACCACAGGAATGGAGTCCTGGACAGCGTGGGGCGGGAGGGGACGGAGGAAGAGGAAGGCACCCGCCATGCGGCTGGGGTCGGGCAGCGTTGAGGAGGCGAGCGGGGAGCGGGGCGGTGTAGGGCGGGGGGCGCGGGGCCGAGCGGGAAGCGGTGCGGGGCGGGCTGGGGGGCGGACGCACGGAGCGGGCAGCGGGGTGGGGAGTGGAAGTTTGCAGAGGGGAGGCTGCCTTCTCCCAGTCCAACTCACCGAAGAGGCTGCCGCTAAACCCGTCCCACACGCAGCCCACGGTGTCCCACACCCAGCCGTTCCTCAGGCAGGACACGAAGGTAAAGGTGACCCCGAAGAGGGACACCAGCAGGTCGCTGAGGCTGATGTTGACCAGGAGGAGGTGAGTGGGAGTGCGGAGCCGCTGGAACTTGTAGTAGAGGACGAGCACCAGCAGGTTGTTGCCGACGCCCAGCAGCCCAATGGAGCCCAGCAGCAGCGCCAGGCGCTCGTAGGTGCCGGGGCTGAAGAGGGGCGCGGGGCTCAGTGTCCCCGCCGGCGCCGGCCCCTCAGCGCCCGCGGCCCCGCCGCCGTCCCAGTAGCCGTGGCCGCCGCTGCGGTTCCCCGAGTACATGGCCCGGCGCCGGCGCGCCTGGCGGGCGGAGGCGCTCAGCTTGCGGCGGGGCTCGCGGCGCGCTCCGCACTGGGTGGGGTTGGGGCTCCGCCGCCTGCTCTAGCCATTGTGCACTGAGGGGCCCGCGCTACCGCGCGCCGGGCCCGCCCTCTTCCCGCCCCTTCCGCCCGGCGCACCCCCCgtggccccgcccctccccgcggCCTGTCCTCGTCGCTCCGCTGCTCCCGGCGCGTCCTCTTAGCCCCGCCCCCCCGCGGGCGCGTCCTCGCGGCTAGCTCGCCCCGCCCCCACTGGCTGGGCACCTTCCGCTGGTCGGCGTGGACGCGCGTCGCGGGATAGCCTGGGGGCCAGGGCCGCAGGGTAGCCTCGATGGCTCttcacacccccacctccctgcaccCACCTTGAAAGCTTCGTGTCCACTCACCCATTCATGCACTCActtatacattcatttattcctaagtatttatgaGCGCCTGCGCCCACCACGTGCTGGCAAGAATTGGGTTTCTCCCCTTCCTGGGAAGCTGTAATAACCCACAACCAGCCTACGAAGCCCATCCCGCGTCATACACTCAAtgtaaacaaaagcaaagaaaacattgAAGAGCTCGGGGTAGTCTTACCggaaaactgagaagaaaaacaacaaattgaTAGACAGGTGCCTGCCTAACTACCTGACTGCTAGAGGACACATGTCCCAGGGCTGATACAAGAGCCTGCCACCCTTGGAGAGTCTGGGATGAAAACTCTCTGAAAATGGCATTCCAATGGAACTGACTTTAAGCCCTGGGCTGGACCCCAAGGCCTTCCAATACCGTCCTTCCTGTGCTTGAAAGCGTGGGTAGATCTTTCCGGTCACTGAGGCCTGCTAAAGTCCTTCACAGGCAGTGAAAGATTCAACCTAAATCTAGCAGGTATAGGAGGCAGGTGCTATATTTAGAACAGCACACATTTCCCATTGGGCCTCTTCTCCTGTAGTGATGAGAATATAGTACAAGTCAAATAT
Protein-coding regions in this window:
- the CHML gene encoding rab proteins geranylgeranyltransferase component A 2, with amino-acid sequence MADNLPTEFDVVIIGTGLPESILAAACSRSGQRVLHIDSRSYYGGNWASFSFSGLLSWLKEYQQNNDIGEESTVVWQDLIHETEEAITLRKKDETIQHTEAFCYASQDMEDNVEEIGALQKNPSLGVSNTFTEVLDSALPEESQLSYFNSDEMPAKHTQKSDTEISLEVTDVEESVEKEKYCGDKTCMHTVSDKDGDKDESKSTVEDKADEPIRNRITYSQIVKEGRRFNIDLVSKLLYSQGLLIDLLIKSDVSRYVEFKNVTRILAFREGKVEQVPCSRADVFNSKELTMVEKRMLMKFLTFCLEYEQHPDEYQAFRQCSFSEYLKTKKLTPNLQHFVLHSIAMTSESSCTTIDGLNATKNFLQCLGRFGNTPFLFPLYGQGEIPQGFCRMCAVFGGIYCLRHKVQCFVVDKESGRCKAIIDHFGQRINAKYFIVEDSYLSEETCSNVQYKQISRAVLITDQSILKTDLDQQTSILIVPPAEPGACAVRVTELCSSTMTCMKDTYLVHLTCSSSKTAREDLESVVKKLFTPYTETEINEEELTKPRLLWALYFNMRDSSGISRSSYNGLPSNVYVCSGPDCGLGNEHAVKQAETLFQEIFPTEEFCPPPPNPEDIIFDGDDKQPEAPGTNNVVMAKLESSEESKNLESPEKHLQN
- the OPN3 gene encoding opsin-3 isoform 2 (isoform 2 is encoded by transcript variant 2); translation: MYSGNRSGGHGYWDGGGAAGAEGPAPAGTLSPAPLFSPGTYERLALLLGSIGLLGVGNNLLVLVLYYKFQRLRTPTHLLLVNISLSDLLVSLFGVTFTFVSCLRNGWVWDTVGCVWDGFSGSLFAVVTRRCYFLKWRTIFPQSLMWL
- the OPN3 gene encoding opsin-3 isoform 3 (isoform 3 is encoded by transcript variant 3); this translates as MYSGNRSGGHGYWDGGGAAGAEGPAPAGTLSPAPLFSPGTYERLALLLGSIGLLGVGNNLLVLVLYYKFQRLRTPTHLLLVNISLSDLLVSLFGVTFTFVSCLRNGWVWDTVGCVWDGFSGSLFEKSSSHKCIYDAF